The stretch of DNA aatttatctattttttcttcatatcattcaaataatatttttttattattttttaatatttcctttaACTATCAATAAATTTGCAACATCCTTgtatcttttcaaaataaaaatatataagtcaaataagaattaaaaataaaataaaaaatatgaaaaaatcgGAACATattgcaaaaatattttcaatatattttgtggAAGAGAATGAAATAGAAGTGTTTTAGatgacaaataataaaaataatttgcttAGAGCATTCCCATCCGGATACGTAAAGTGCTTTTATTCCCAAAATTTGAAGATCAAATTTAGGGGAAATTCAAAACGAGGCTCCCATCCCATTCCCTAAATAGGGATTTGTTTTAGGGGATCCACAGTCATTCCCCATATTTGGGGAACCACTGTACATCCCCAATCGCACGAACCCTAAATCTGTTGCCGTTGGTCCCGcgttcctctcttcctctcaatTCACAGCAACTACCAAAATCGTTCGCGCCTACCTTCGTTCATAGGTAAGATTCCATCTGTTCATCTTCCAATCTCAagcaacttttctatttttgttttcgcAGAAGCGGGTCGCACATATCGTTTGCGAGAGGTTTTGTCAAAACCCATTGAGCTCAAAAGCTGTGCGAAATCATGAATCATTATCTCCTCTTGATGTAGTTTTTCTTGTTTGGCTGAGGATTTTTAATAGGTTGATTACATTCTCTGAAACCCATTTCCCCATCTGGGTTTCAGTTCTTCAAGTAATATCCTCTCTAATTTCTATTTTCACTCGTTGTTTCCatggaatttgttttttcttatgaTAATTTTTTGCTTTATTTCCTTTTGCGATTCTCTTCAGATCTGTCCAGATTAGATTTCTTTGAGTTTGACGAGTCTTGCTTGGTTTTGTTGGCTTTTAGTTTTCAAATGGAATACTCTGTTTGCAGCATTCTCGTATAGTTGAACGAAGTTGAAATTATTGGGtgaaaacatattttttgtGCAATTCAAATGATGTAAAGTTAAGAACATGTTTGATGTTGTATTCATCAGAATTTTTGAGCATGTTTGTGAAGTATTTTGATTCGGACTAAGAGGAACTTCATTTTTAACTTCATTTCTAAATGTGAAGTATTTTGATTTGGACTAACGTATAGAGAGCTTAACTTTTCTGAGTTGGTTGATCTATATGTTCAGTTGATGATATAAAGCTTATTATGAGGCCTTTTTGGTTTTGAAGCAGTTTGGTAATAACGTGAGAAGTTATTATCAATGTAGTCTGTGTTTGGACTTGTTTGAAGCAGTAAAATAAGTTATTCAAGTCAACCAGTTTGGACTTGTTTGTGCCTTGTGTTGGTTGGTTTGAGCCAATGTGgtttctttaattattgttcTCATGGACTGAGCTCTGTTGGTTTGACAAAATGCGTATctgtttttatgttcttttgcATTTTGCTTGCTGCTTAGTATTGGATTTTCCTTCTCTAACTCCTCGGCTGTGAATTGGTCTGTGCTATTGGGACCTTTGCAGTGTTTGGTACTGATGAATAATTATTACTTGTGGGGGAGGGAGGGGGCTGCATGTCTACTATTAGGCTATGATGATGGTGTTTAGTGGGGTAATTCATAAGTGTTAGTGGGCCCCATTGTGATGGCAAGATAATCCTCACCCGAATGATCATTTTGcagtttgtaatatttttcacaaaaagcaCGTGGGGTTTGGGTAAGGTTTTGTAGTCATTTGATGTTGGGCTCATGTCTCACACATGAGGTAAATTCTGTAAACCATTCTGAGCCATATTTAAAACACACAAGTGTTTAGGAAAGtggatgagaatgctctaataAAAACGTTTGCAAACTAATTATGTTATTGGATTTGAGTTGTCTTAACCTCTCGGCTGTgatgatgaaaaaatctaaaaatggtGATGGAACACTTTCGCACACACCTCCATGGCATGGTAACCCGAATGGCCAATAAATAGTGGCAACCGATTGTTGCAGCCATGCGAGGGAGGGTGCCAAGTGTGGTCATACGTTGCCATAGGATTCCTGAGCCAGCTACCAAAATCACTTGTAAATGTAGttaaaaattttctaatatGTGTACCACATTTCcatgtttaaaaatttttagataTGGACTCAGAAGAGCATGGAAATATGTTCTTCACCAGCCTCCTGACTCAGGAGCCTGAACTTGACCACATTTATATTGGTCAAGGTAAACATCCCATGACTTTGGATGACTCTCCACCCCTGCCCAAGTACAGCCTCCCTCTCAAAGAAAATCAGCTAGGGGTGCAAACTTCACCCTCGAAGaagacaagttacttgtctCCGCATGGCTGAATACTAGCATTGATGCCATCCAAGGAACGAACCAAAAACATGCCCAACTTTGGGAAAAAGTTAGTCAATACTTCAATGATTATAAAGAAAGTACAAATGAGCGGAGTGTTGGGTCCTTAATACATCGGTGGTCTACCATTCAAAAGGCGACGAACAAATTTTGTGCTAAACTCACTCAAGTTGAAGGCCTGAATCAAAGTGGCATGActgagcaagacaaggtataaGCATccacttatttactattgacaACACTTAAATATCATTATAAAGCTAGTATTATGTTTCCTTTATCTTTAATAGGGTGGTTAActatttgattttcattttgaatttgaagtttGAGAAAGCGAAGGTCATGTACCAATCGCTTGAGAAAACGACTTTTCAGTTTGAGCATTGTTGGTAGCTATTGAAGGACCAGCCGAAATGGAATCAGCGTTGCACAAAGGACGGGACAAAGCGAAGGTCGACGATGTCCCCTACATATTCGCGTACATCAGCAGTGGCAACTAATTCACCCATTGATTCAGTGGGTGGTACAGAGGGCGAGAATCTGGAAAGTAATGATGTCATCGAATTGGATAGGCCAATAAGGAGAAAAGCTGAGAAAGGAAAACGTAAGGCCCAAGGCAGGGCCTCAGATGAGCTTGTGGAGCTCAGCAAGAAAAGATATAGTCTCCTAGAGGAGTCACGTGCTCAAGAGAAAGAATTTTTCCGACTCAAGGCTGAGAAGATGGCATATGAACGAGAAATGGAGGGAAATAAATCTAGACAAGAGGACGAGAGATTAAGGTTGGAGGCGGAGAAACTGGAAATCGCCCGGTTGGAGAGAGAGGAGCGCATAATGTTGCTCGATGTCAGTACGTTAAATGAAGTTCAGCAAGTATATTTCCAGCAACTTCAAAGAGAGATATTGGCGCGACGCAATGCATCCTCAGATTGAGGCATTTGTTATTGTTTGTAACTAAACCTTTATTCAGTATTAATCCTACTATGTATATTATGTACCACTCGCTTGTGGCACTTTTCTGcatttattgtattatataatttgtatatttgtaaagttttattaagaaaatggaaaacGTGGTCGTTGAGTTTTAGTCTAACATGGAACGAAGTTGCTTGATTGAAACTTGACATTACAAATCCTTAAACTATTacagataatgaaaatattacaataacTTTTGAGCATGTTCTTGAACCAAACATGTTTTTTGGAATGGAAATTTTAGAAACTTTCATACACCGTCGttactaataataaaatagagaatctAATACAACCTTTTCTTCTATTGTTGGGAATATAATTGCCAGTGATGTTCAATTAAATCTGCTTGTAGTTGATGATGTGCCGAGCTGTCTCTAATTTCATGATGGCGCTGAATGAAGTTGATAAACTCGTTAGTTGGATTGCGCGACAATTCTGGAAGATCATCATCAAGTTGATCATACTCCATGTTCAAACCCTGACTATCATCACGTCCGTCCTCAATGATCATTTTATGTAGAATAACAcatgctttcattatatttgttaggtCATTGACTTTGAATAATCGAGAAGGTCCACGAACGATTGCAAATCGTTGTTGAAGTACCCCGAAGGCACGCTCGACATCTTTTCTTGCAGATTCTTGTGCTGTGgcaaagttttttttcttattccctTGGGGTGATGGAATCGTCTTGACAAACGTTGACCACTTGGGATAAATACCATCGGCAAGGTAGTACCCCATAGTGAAGTCGTTgccattgattgtgtaattgactAGTGGAGCACGCCCTTGGGCAAGTTCcgtgaaaataaaagatctctCTAGCACATTAATATCGTTATGTGAACCGGAcataccaaaaaatgcatgccatATCCAGAGATCATATGAAACaactgcttctaaaataatagttggttcacaGATGTGGCCAGAGTACATACCTTTCTAGGCAGCGGGAcaatttttccacttccaatgcatgcaatcaatacTTCCTAACATTCCTGGGAATCCCCGTTGTTCACCAACAAGCAAGCGAGCAATATCATTGGCATTTGGAGATCAcaaatattcatctgaaaaaacAATTACGATTGTCTTGCAAAATTTTTTGAAGCTCTCCATTGCGGTGCTTTCTCCAATACGTATGTATTCATCTATAAAATCTCCAGTAACCCCATAGGCCAGCATTCTAAGTGCTGCggttatcttttgcatagaagataaaccAAGTCTTCCGGCATTATCTCTTCTCTAGACGAAGTAGGGCTCGTAAGCCTCTACCTCATTTAGGATACGGAGAAATAAGGGACGACTCATCCGAAATCTCCTTCGAAATAGATTGGAGGGATATACTGGATTTTCTGCGAAATAGTCACAAAAAAGGCGCTcatgcccttgaatatgatcacgccGAATAAACTTACGACGTTGGCGATTGCCATGATGTCTCGATGACTCTTCATCAGCCTCGGCATTAATAACAGCATCCAGCTCATCATCAGATGACAAGTATGTAAGTAATTTACGAAACAAAGAACGAGCCATTTGATGAAAGGAGTTAGAGATGAGACTTGGATTTTTGAGAATGTGAATGCAAGCAAAATGCgtatttatagagaaaaaagttaccgttacaTATAAGACACAAAATGTTAACGttgaaaaaaagacaaaaaaagttaccgttggagaagagacaaaaaaagttaccgttagATAAATGACAAAGCATGTGTACTAATCATAGCGAattcaaaatgttaccgttaTACTATTCTGCAAAATATTTACCATCAATAAGCGAAAAAtgcacatatttaaaaaattattatttttaatatcgatattgaattgaaaaataagactgtatctagaaaaaaaatcgtataagtatttataaaatgtgatatttgaaaataagagaataagacAAAATAGTTAGTAgttaaaaatggaaataaaagtgagaaaaaagtaataaagaaagaatagaagaatattattttaatagaatagagaaaatgAGATGTAGAAAGTTTTataaagatgagtaaaatttaagataaaattataaaaagtgtcctttttagctaaaatttaggaaaaattttAAGGAACCGGATGGGGATGCTCTTAGATGgtgaaaatcaaagtaaaaggaaatgatgacatataaataataaaaattgtttatagGATGAACAGTATCTGCTATATGTAGCGGATTTACTACAGATGAATGTAAAATAGAGGAGTTTCACATGATCCATTTGGTCTGATTTTTGgacaaaaatttacatatttagaTTTATATGCATTTTAAAAGATCAATTGAGAATGTTTTAATGCAACCCCAAACAGGCCCTTAAATGAACTAGGAGTATAGCATATAACATGTACATCAAAGGGAAACAAACGACTGTTTATAACTTTTCCGAAAACGGGAGAGATTGGCAGAGCTAATGAATATCCCACACCAAGATCATCAAATCTCCATCAAGACCTCCAAGACTTTGGCTAAAGGTTAGTCCATACTCAATTCATTAATTGTACCATGGAAATTGATTGTGGTTTGGTTTTGCATTCTGGAAATGTATGTGCTGAGGGAATCccacaaaaggaaagaaatactCTTTACCTGCATACAGATCGTTTCAGTAATGAATTTTAGAAATGGATGCTTTTGCTGAACAAATCTCAACTCCATGTTTAATTGCAACCTGCAACCAGTTTTGTCAacagatgataaaaaaaaggacataaaataaaaataaaaaaacattattctCATAGTACCAAAGTGTGGCACTATGATTTAGCTTTACTAGATAGACCAAGCCATAAATGCGATCATCTTCCAACCTACTCAGATAAACATCATCTCACATAGCAACCTTTCTCTGCGCCCCCCACCCTCCTTTCTCCTTTCTGTGAGCAGAAGATTTCAATGTTGCATTCCTCTGAATATATCACCATATATCAACTACCATGATTGAGCAAAGACTTCAACCCCAAGTAATGTTGCATATAGCTGATACACTTCACCTTCAAAGTTTAATGCATGTTGCAGTGATTTCCACTACTACCCAGTCAAGGTTCATCTAGTATTCAAATCAAATTCCCCAACTTCTCTCCACCCATCCTGCATGCCTGCTTCTCCATTTTCAGTCTCTTCATCGTTCAAGAAATCTTCAGATGGTTCCTTCTCATCCCTCTGATTATTGTTTCCCCAtccatttatcatctcatctacatTACCACCTTGCTCATGCTCCCCCATGTCATGACCAATTGCGACGTCATTGCCCTGGGACCCAAGTGCACTTGCTCGTATTGCACCTCGAGCCATCATTTCTGCATGAGCCTGTGATTCAGCTCGAGCTTGCTCTGCCTGAACCATGGCTGCCATTCGCAATTTAGCTTCATGAGCCTCACGACCAGCCTTCTCTCTGGATTCTATCTCTGCTTTTACTTCCAGGATGGCTCGCTTCTCCTCTTGGAGAAGAGCCTGCTcaatcatcaatctctcttcagaTCGAAATTCCCCCAGAGCTCGTTTACGGGATATTATGTTGAAGGCAAGGGCCTGCTTCTCAAATGTTGCTGTGAACTCTGCAACTTTGGCAGCAATGTTATGATCCCACTGTTGGGATCGAGAGGGCATCTGGCCTGTGGTGTCAGAATCGAGGATCTTATCATCCTCTTCTGCTTCATAGTCTGCCACCACATGATAAGGCAGCAATCTGCATAGATTTTAAGAAAGCTGAGAATAAGATATCCTGTGGAGTTAAACAAATTCAAATGATCATTGttcaaataatgaaaaaaaacccCTCGATATCCAGTTATAACTTGCTCATTTGGAATGATTCATATGAGAAGCATGCCCCATCTTTTTGGAGTATGCCAACTTTAACCGCGGGGCGGGGGGTGGTTTGGAGTTTTGGGCCAGGTGAGTATGGAACATGAACGATGACAAAAACAAGAGCTTCAATTACAAGACTGAAATAGACTTTCAACCGAATGAAAACATTAAGTGGATCTCTCCGTGTATCTTAATCCTGCATCTCTTCAGCTTTGCCAAAAAAGAGACTAAGTTATTGCCCCTTAAAGTTCATTTATATGCCCATCCAAAACAAAATAGTTTTAAGAAAGTATCTTCTTGAGACATGACCGCAACCTGTCATGAGAAACCAAAAGGAAgaaatggaatatatatataataagattgTAGAGG from Juglans microcarpa x Juglans regia isolate MS1-56 chromosome 3S, Jm3101_v1.0, whole genome shotgun sequence encodes:
- the LOC121257787 gene encoding vacuolar protein-sorting-associated protein 36-like; its protein translation is MEEAKALAQQHQQQQQQQQQQMILQHQQQQQQQQQQQQQQQKFLLYQQLQKQQQQQQQQQQQAAAISRFPSNIDAHLRPIRPTNLAPNPNNPNVPINNIPNLQQNPNNPATQQQQSQQQQQQQQQQQNRAIRPPLNQTEFQMAYQDAWRVCHPDFKRPFASLEDACERLLPYHVVADYEAEEDDKILDSDTTGQMPSRSQQWDHNIAAKVAEFTATFEKQALAFNIISRKRALGEFRSEERLMIEQALLQEEKRAILEVKAEIESREKAGREAHEAKLRMAAMVQAEQARAESQAHAEMMARGAIRASALGSQGNDVAIGHDMGEHEQGGNVDEMINGWGNNNQRDEKEPSEDFLNDEETENGEAGMQDGWREVGEFDLNTR
- the LOC121257048 gene encoding uncharacterized protein LOC121257048, translating into MSPTYSRTSAVATNSPIDSVGGTEGENLESNDVIELDRPIRRKAEKGKRKAQGRASDELVELSKKRYSLLEESRAQEKEFFRLKAEKMAYEREMEGNKSRQEDERLRLEAEKLEIARLEREERIMLLDVSTLNEVQQVYFQQLQREILARRNASSD